From Bacillota bacterium, the proteins below share one genomic window:
- a CDS encoding NYN domain-containing protein, translating into MYSRDTWRYERGILIRQPPLRVSIFVDGANMYYAQKRLGWFIDFRKVLHFFGPAQNNVISEAYYYTGADSATLARDIRFHEYLMYSGYIVRTKNIKQVIDDATGEIVEKANLDVELVIDMFNTVNLFDMCVLMSGDGDFERALELLRCKGKRIAVVAHPDMTARELRNVVGRNYFDLREMASHIARTDRMPEYDEVAIAREYMPEETQ; encoded by the coding sequence ATGTACTCACGCGACACGTGGAGGTACGAACGGGGCATTCTGATACGTCAGCCGCCCCTTCGCGTGAGCATCTTTGTGGATGGGGCGAATATGTATTACGCCCAGAAACGGTTGGGCTGGTTCATCGATTTTCGGAAGGTGCTGCACTTCTTCGGTCCAGCACAAAACAACGTGATTAGTGAGGCATACTATTATACTGGCGCGGACAGCGCGACCCTGGCTCGGGATATTCGGTTCCATGAGTATCTGATGTATTCCGGCTACATTGTGCGCACCAAGAACATTAAACAGGTGATTGACGACGCAACCGGTGAGATTGTAGAGAAGGCTAATCTGGACGTCGAGCTGGTTATCGACATGTTCAACACCGTCAACCTGTTTGACATGTGCGTGCTGATGAGCGGAGACGGCGACTTCGAGCGCGCACTGGAACTGTTGCGCTGTAAGGGCAAGCGGATAGCGGTGGTTGCTCATCCCGATATGACCGCGCGCGAACTGCGCAACGTGGTCGGGCGCAACTACTTCGACCTGCGCGAGATGGCTTCGCATATCGCACGCACCGACAGGATGCCGGAATACGATGAGGTCGCAATAGCGCGCGAATACATGCCGGAGGAAACGCAGTAA
- a CDS encoding 2-isopropylmalate synthase → MSSDGVRIYVFDTTLRDGEQSPGASLNVEEKIEIARQLERLGVDVIEAGFPISSPGDFRAVNEVSKIVQNAAVCGLTRAVHKDIEVAAEALKPAKRPRIHTGLGVSDIHLKYKLRMSREEALERGVDAVKFARRFVDEVEYFLEDAGRADPEYIYRVIEAVIDAGATVINVPDTTGYTVPEEFGALIRGIMNNVPNIDKAIVSVHCHDDLGMATANTLAGVLNGARQVEVTINGIGERAGNTSLEEVVMAIHTRKDVFKDMYTGINTTEIYKTSRLVSTLTGILVPPNKAIVGANAFAHSSGIHQDGVLKERTTYEIIDPRTVGITESKIILTARSGRHGVRHRLEELGYRLENEQFERIYEKFLELADKKKQVYDEDLEALVADAASTVVQTYELVHVQALAGDKIVPTATVKLRHANGEERTATATGTGPVDAAYSAINNIVQAPNELLEFTMQAVTEGIDAMAEVTVRVRGQEGDVFTGRGSATDIVVASAKAYVQALNKLLDKRSGGRRTAMAEELEHV, encoded by the coding sequence ATGAGCAGTGATGGGGTACGTATCTACGTCTTTGACACCACCCTGCGCGATGGAGAACAATCTCCGGGCGCATCGCTGAACGTGGAGGAGAAAATCGAAATAGCCCGTCAGCTGGAACGTCTTGGCGTGGACGTGATCGAAGCCGGGTTCCCCATCTCCTCACCCGGCGACTTTCGCGCGGTCAACGAGGTCAGCAAAATCGTGCAGAACGCAGCGGTGTGTGGGCTTACCCGCGCCGTGCATAAGGACATTGAAGTCGCTGCAGAGGCGCTGAAGCCCGCCAAACGCCCGCGCATTCATACCGGTCTCGGTGTCTCCGATATCCACCTCAAGTACAAGCTGCGCATGTCGCGTGAGGAAGCGCTGGAGCGCGGCGTGGACGCGGTCAAGTTCGCCCGCCGCTTCGTGGACGAGGTGGAATACTTCCTCGAGGACGCCGGGCGTGCTGACCCCGAATACATCTACCGCGTGATTGAAGCCGTTATCGACGCGGGAGCCACCGTGATTAACGTGCCCGACACCACAGGCTATACCGTGCCCGAGGAGTTCGGTGCGCTCATTCGCGGCATTATGAACAACGTGCCCAACATCGACAAAGCCATCGTCTCGGTACACTGCCACGACGATTTAGGCATGGCAACCGCCAATACGCTGGCTGGAGTGCTGAACGGTGCGCGACAGGTAGAAGTCACCATCAACGGCATCGGCGAGCGCGCGGGTAATACCTCGCTGGAAGAGGTGGTCATGGCGATACACACCCGCAAGGACGTGTTCAAAGACATGTACACGGGCATCAACACCACCGAAATCTACAAGACCAGCCGCCTGGTCAGCACCCTGACGGGCATTCTGGTGCCGCCGAACAAAGCCATCGTGGGCGCGAACGCCTTTGCGCACTCGTCAGGCATCCATCAGGACGGCGTGCTGAAGGAGCGTACCACCTACGAGATTATCGATCCGCGCACGGTTGGCATTACCGAAAGCAAGATTATCCTCACCGCACGAAGCGGAAGGCATGGTGTACGCCACCGGCTGGAAGAGCTCGGCTACCGTCTGGAAAACGAGCAATTCGAGCGCATCTACGAAAAGTTCCTCGAACTGGCAGACAAGAAAAAGCAGGTGTACGACGAGGATTTGGAGGCTCTGGTTGCCGACGCCGCTTCTACGGTGGTGCAAACCTATGAGCTGGTGCACGTGCAGGCACTGGCAGGCGACAAGATAGTGCCCACCGCTACGGTGAAGCTGCGTCACGCCAACGGCGAAGAGCGTACCGCAACCGCCACTGGCACGGGGCCCGTTGACGCTGCCTACAGCGCGATTAATAATATCGTGCAGGCACCCAACGAGCTGCTCGAATTCACCATGCAGGCTGTCACAGAAGGCATCGATGCCATGGCAGAGGTAACGGTGCGCGTTCGGGGGCAGGAAGGCGATGTGTTTACCGGCAGAGGCTCCGCCACCGATATCGTGGTTGCCAGCGCGAAGGCGTACGTACAGGCATTGAATAAGCTCCTGGACAAGCGGTCGGGCGGGCGACGCACCGCCATGGCCGAAGAGCTGGAACACGTGTGA
- the ilvC gene encoding ketol-acid reductoisomerase, which translates to MARVYYDADADLSILQDKTIAVVGYGSQGHAHAQNLRDSGVKVIVGLRPGKSWNRAKEDGFDVYEVDEATRRADIIMILVNDEFQAALYESKIAPNLKEGSALAFAHGFNIHFHQIIPPKTVDVFMVAPKGPGHLVRRMYTEGVGTPCLIAVYQDATGKARDLALAYAKALGGTRAGVIETTFKEETETDLFGEQVVLCGGTTALVKAAFETLVAAGYQPEVAYFECLHELKLIVDLMYESGITGMRYSISDTAQYGDMTRGPRIINEQVREEMQRILKEIQTGQFAKEWILENRANRPVFRALAAADENHPIEQVGRQLRAMMPWLKKPAVKPEDLQK; encoded by the coding sequence ATGGCACGGGTGTATTATGATGCAGACGCAGACCTGAGCATCTTGCAGGACAAAACGATTGCGGTTGTGGGATACGGAAGTCAGGGTCATGCACACGCGCAGAACCTGCGCGACAGCGGTGTGAAAGTGATTGTGGGGCTGCGCCCGGGAAAGTCATGGAACCGCGCGAAAGAGGACGGTTTTGATGTGTACGAGGTGGACGAAGCCACCCGCCGCGCCGATATTATCATGATACTGGTCAATGACGAGTTTCAAGCCGCGCTGTACGAGAGCAAAATCGCCCCGAACCTGAAAGAGGGCAGCGCGCTTGCTTTCGCGCACGGTTTCAACATCCACTTCCACCAGATTATCCCGCCGAAGACAGTGGATGTGTTTATGGTCGCCCCAAAGGGACCGGGACATCTGGTGCGCAGAATGTACACGGAAGGCGTCGGAACGCCGTGCCTGATTGCTGTATATCAGGATGCCACCGGCAAGGCACGCGACCTTGCCCTCGCCTACGCCAAAGCTCTGGGAGGCACCCGTGCGGGCGTCATTGAGACCACCTTTAAGGAAGAGACCGAAACCGACCTGTTTGGCGAACAGGTGGTGTTGTGCGGTGGAACCACTGCACTGGTGAAGGCGGCTTTTGAGACCCTTGTGGCGGCTGGCTATCAGCCCGAGGTGGCATATTTTGAGTGCCTTCATGAGCTGAAGCTCATTGTGGACCTGATGTACGAATCCGGCATCACGGGAATGCGCTACTCCATCTCCGACACCGCCCAGTATGGCGACATGACGCGCGGTCCGCGCATCATCAACGAACAGGTGCGCGAGGAGATGCAACGTATCCTGAAGGAGATTCAGACCGGACAATTCGCTAAGGAATGGATTCTGGAGAACAGGGCAAACCGTCCGGTTTTCCGTGCCCTCGCCGCCGCTGACGAGAACCATCCCATCGAGCAGGTAGGGCGGCAGCTGCGTGCGATGATGCCATGGTTGAAGAAACCGGCGGTAAAACCGGAAGATTTACAAAAGTAA
- the ilvN gene encoding acetolactate synthase small subunit, with the protein MAGITDNGREHQHTITALVQNHPGVLARVAGLFARRGFNIESLAVSVTENPEISRMTIVARGDDRVLEQITKQLNKLIEVIRVVDYVEHTAVERELALIKVNAEPKDRSEILQLAEVFRGRVIDVSEKTFLIELTGGPEKIDAFARLMAPYGIREMARTGVIAMARGTKTA; encoded by the coding sequence ATGGCAGGGATAACGGATAACGGCAGAGAACACCAGCATACGATAACCGCGCTGGTGCAGAACCACCCGGGTGTGCTGGCAAGGGTGGCAGGATTGTTCGCGCGACGCGGGTTCAACATCGAGTCGCTGGCAGTCTCGGTGACCGAGAACCCCGAAATCTCGCGGATGACCATCGTGGCGCGAGGCGACGACCGTGTGCTCGAACAGATTACCAAGCAGCTCAATAAGCTGATAGAGGTCATCCGGGTGGTAGACTATGTGGAGCACACGGCGGTGGAACGCGAGCTCGCGCTCATCAAAGTAAACGCCGAGCCGAAGGACCGCTCGGAGATACTGCAACTGGCGGAGGTGTTTCGCGGTCGCGTCATCGACGTCAGCGAGAAGACATTCCTTATCGAGCTGACGGGCGGGCCGGAAAAGATCGATGCCTTTGCCCGTTTGATGGCGCCGTACGGCATTCGGGAAATGGCTCGTACCGGCGTCATTGCGATGGCACGGGGCACCAAGACCGCATGA
- the ilvB gene encoding biosynthetic-type acetolactate synthase large subunit, which produces MAKWSGAQILLECLRQEGVEHIFGYPGGAVLPIYDALYDYRDIQHILVRHEQGAAHMADGYARATGKVGVCLVTSGPGATNLITGIATAQMDSIPMVALTGQVRTTYIGKDAFQETDAIGISMPITKHNYLLRRTEDIPRVIAEAFYIARSGRPGPVLVDIPLDVSLGKIEWDPSSYQKNPDIPSYRPTYRGHEMQIRKAAQAIKEAKRPVLYVGGGAVQSGAQAEITELSERTNILVTTTLMGKGAIDETHPNSLGMLGMHGTAYANHAVHNCDLLIAVGARFDDRVTGKLDQFAKYAKVIHIDIDPAEIGKVVHCDIPIVGDVKTVLRELLKYVEPRPATEWNRQIMEWKRMFPLVYPKDGQMHAEYVIDEIWRVTEGNAIVTTGVGQHQMWAAQYYKVKRPRQFITSGGLGTMGFGLPAAIGVQLALPNEKVVCIDGDGSFQMTVQELMTAVVYELPIVVAIINNRSLGMVRQWQELFWSERYSHVDLQASPDFVKLAEAYGAIGMQVTRAEDVEPALREALSQKHKPVVIDFVVPTEENVYPMIPSGQSIEQMMLRKDLEQLRVTVDTDGEQWSFADQEEILKRFVEQPARQ; this is translated from the coding sequence ATGGCAAAATGGTCTGGAGCACAAATCCTGCTGGAATGTCTGCGACAGGAAGGCGTGGAGCACATTTTCGGCTACCCGGGCGGCGCGGTCTTGCCCATCTACGACGCGCTGTACGACTACCGGGACATTCAACACATCCTGGTACGCCATGAGCAGGGAGCAGCGCACATGGCAGATGGTTATGCGCGCGCTACCGGCAAAGTGGGCGTATGTCTGGTCACCAGCGGTCCTGGAGCCACCAACCTCATCACCGGAATCGCCACCGCCCAAATGGATTCCATCCCCATGGTCGCGCTCACCGGGCAGGTGCGTACCACCTACATCGGCAAAGACGCTTTTCAGGAAACCGATGCCATCGGCATCTCCATGCCGATTACCAAACACAACTATCTGCTGCGGCGCACGGAAGACATTCCGCGCGTCATTGCCGAAGCCTTTTATATCGCGCGATCGGGGCGCCCCGGCCCTGTGCTTGTAGACATCCCTCTGGACGTCAGCCTTGGCAAGATAGAGTGGGACCCGTCTTCATATCAGAAGAACCCGGATATTCCCTCCTACCGCCCGACGTACAGGGGACACGAAATGCAGATTCGCAAAGCCGCTCAGGCGATTAAAGAGGCGAAACGCCCGGTGCTGTATGTAGGCGGTGGTGCGGTGCAATCGGGAGCACAGGCGGAGATAACCGAGCTTTCCGAGCGAACCAACATTCTGGTGACCACCACCCTGATGGGCAAAGGCGCCATCGACGAAACTCACCCGAATAGCCTGGGTATGCTGGGGATGCATGGCACTGCCTACGCCAACCACGCCGTGCATAACTGCGACCTGCTGATTGCGGTAGGAGCGCGTTTCGACGACCGCGTCACCGGCAAGCTGGACCAGTTCGCCAAGTACGCCAAGGTCATCCACATCGACATTGACCCGGCGGAAATCGGCAAGGTGGTGCACTGCGACATCCCCATCGTCGGTGATGTCAAGACGGTGTTACGGGAGCTGCTCAAATATGTGGAACCCCGCCCAGCCACCGAATGGAACCGCCAGATTATGGAATGGAAGCGAATGTTCCCGCTCGTCTACCCCAAAGACGGGCAGATGCACGCGGAGTACGTTATCGACGAAATCTGGCGGGTCACGGAGGGCAATGCGATTGTGACCACCGGTGTGGGGCAACACCAGATGTGGGCAGCGCAATACTACAAGGTCAAGCGTCCGCGCCAGTTTATCACCTCTGGTGGGCTGGGCACTATGGGCTTCGGATTGCCAGCCGCCATCGGCGTACAGCTCGCCCTACCCAACGAGAAGGTGGTGTGCATCGACGGCGATGGCTCCTTCCAGATGACCGTGCAGGAGCTGATGACCGCCGTGGTGTACGAACTGCCTATCGTGGTGGCGATTATCAACAACCGCTCGCTGGGCATGGTGCGCCAGTGGCAGGAACTGTTCTGGAGCGAACGATACAGCCATGTCGACCTGCAAGCCTCACCCGACTTTGTGAAGCTGGCAGAGGCATACGGGGCTATTGGCATGCAGGTGACCCGCGCGGAAGATGTGGAACCTGCCCTCCGAGAGGCGCTCAGCCAGAAACATAAGCCGGTGGTCATCGACTTCGTCGTGCCAACCGAAGAAAACGTCTACCCGATGATTCCCTCCGGGCAGAGCATCGAGCAGATGATGCTGCGCAAAGACCTTGAGCAGCTGCGCGTAACGGTGGACACCGACGGCGAACAATGGTCGTTTGCAGACCAGGAGGAAATCCTGAAACGGTTCGTGGAACAGCCCGCAAGGCAATAA
- a CDS encoding PEP-CTERM sorting domain-containing protein (PEP-CTERM proteins occur, often in large numbers, in the proteomes of bacteria that also encode an exosortase, a predicted intramembrane cysteine proteinase. The presence of a PEP-CTERM domain at a protein's C-terminus predicts cleavage within the sorting domain, followed by covalent anchoring to some some component of the (usually Gram-negative) cell surface. Many PEP-CTERM proteins exhibit an unusual sequence composition that includes large numbers of potential glycosylation sites. Expression of one such protein has been shown restore the ability of a bacterium to form floc, a type of biofilm.), whose protein sequence is MRKIKAVLIAVGVALTVPVLAGTPIPEVEPNDAFGTAQLIARGLFNPTGSVSILGKVKPGDVDYFQIPLLTGDFLAVNLVTLPNSPSGASALGLFDPAGSLVAYDLYTPNVLAGLVNSNGNWRVAVSGYPDVGSTFLGDDGIPFNGTHPQDIDYLLTISLVPVPEPGGLLALGTGIAGLLGYSVRRRRTS, encoded by the coding sequence ATGCGTAAGATAAAGGCTGTTCTGATAGCAGTAGGCGTGGCACTCACAGTGCCAGTGCTCGCAGGAACCCCCATACCTGAGGTCGAGCCCAATGATGCGTTCGGCACTGCTCAGCTGATTGCCCGCGGGCTATTCAATCCCACTGGCTCGGTGAGCATTCTGGGGAAGGTGAAGCCAGGTGATGTGGACTACTTCCAGATTCCCTTGCTGACCGGGGACTTTTTGGCTGTAAACCTCGTAACGCTACCCAATTCGCCCAGTGGAGCAAGCGCACTGGGTCTGTTCGACCCCGCAGGGAGCCTGGTTGCATATGACCTGTACACTCCCAACGTGCTTGCGGGCCTGGTGAACAGCAACGGCAACTGGCGAGTGGCAGTCAGTGGTTATCCCGATGTCGGTTCCACGTTCCTTGGCGACGACGGCATTCCGTTCAACGGCACGCATCCGCAGGATATCGACTATCTGCTCACGATTAGCCTGGTCCCCGTACCCGAGCCGGGTGGATTGCTGGCTCTGGGCACAGGTATCGCAGGGCTGTTGGGTTACTCGGTGCGGCGGCGTCGCACCAGCTAG
- a CDS encoding carbon starvation protein A — MPAVWVIAFVAVVLLVAYRWYGTFLVKRVFGVDDASPTPAHTLRDDVDYVPAPAPVLFGHHFASIAGLGPLLGPAIAVVWGWLPALIWIVIGSIFIGAVHDAGCLVASIRNRARSIADVTADVMGHRARTLFLLFAIFALSLAMGVFVVNISTLFAPGAGAAEGGHVPQAVLPSTMLIVIALVVGVLHYRVRLPLAPLTVGAVALSLLFIWIGVRLPVTGVAGISLNPQRWTYALMLYAFVASILPVWLLLQPRDYVNSFQLYLGMVLLFVGTVAGSPQMVAPAVNASAQGLQPLFPMLFITVACGAVSGFHALVASGTTSKQLSKESHVQPVAYGGMLTEGLLATLALVSVSAGFGSFGEWSSRYADWKSAGTHALSNFVHGAGVIISSCGLPLDLAKVFIATVAVGFALTTLDSGTRLIRYNIQELGGAWRLSVLQRPLVATAVAVCFIGGFALMRSPDPVTGQLKPLGSILWQLFGTSNQLLAGLSLLVVSLYLRALGRASAYTAVPMAFMLVVTVSALLWSMWNFWNQGNWLLLSIAGVILLLAMWLVKEAMQTIRQSVFAFNALPVSDD, encoded by the coding sequence TTGCCGGCGGTTTGGGTAATAGCCTTCGTGGCGGTTGTGTTGCTCGTCGCGTATCGATGGTACGGTACTTTCCTGGTCAAACGGGTTTTTGGAGTTGACGACGCTTCCCCTACCCCAGCCCACACGCTGAGAGACGATGTGGACTACGTGCCCGCGCCTGCGCCGGTGCTGTTCGGACACCATTTCGCTTCTATCGCCGGGCTGGGGCCTCTTCTGGGACCGGCTATTGCTGTGGTTTGGGGATGGCTCCCTGCGCTCATCTGGATTGTGATAGGAAGCATCTTCATCGGCGCAGTGCATGATGCTGGTTGTCTGGTCGCCTCCATACGAAACCGGGCGCGTTCCATCGCCGATGTTACCGCCGATGTCATGGGGCATCGTGCCCGCACGTTGTTTTTGCTGTTCGCCATTTTCGCCCTCTCGCTGGCAATGGGAGTGTTTGTCGTCAATATCTCGACCCTGTTTGCACCGGGCGCAGGTGCGGCAGAAGGAGGACACGTTCCTCAAGCCGTTCTGCCCAGCACGATGCTCATTGTGATTGCACTGGTGGTCGGTGTTCTGCATTACCGCGTGCGCTTACCGCTGGCTCCTCTGACCGTTGGGGCGGTTGCCTTGAGCCTGCTTTTCATCTGGATAGGTGTGAGGCTCCCAGTAACCGGTGTGGCAGGCATCAGCCTGAATCCGCAACGTTGGACGTATGCGCTGATGCTTTATGCCTTCGTGGCTTCCATCCTGCCTGTATGGCTTTTGCTACAACCGCGGGACTACGTGAACTCTTTCCAGCTCTATCTGGGCATGGTGCTGCTGTTCGTGGGAACGGTGGCGGGTAGTCCGCAGATGGTCGCGCCTGCGGTCAATGCTTCGGCACAGGGGCTACAACCGCTGTTTCCCATGCTGTTTATCACCGTAGCCTGCGGAGCGGTATCCGGTTTTCACGCACTGGTAGCTTCAGGTACCACTTCCAAGCAGCTGTCGAAGGAGAGCCACGTACAGCCTGTGGCTTACGGGGGTATGCTCACCGAAGGCTTGCTGGCGACGCTGGCACTGGTGAGCGTATCGGCGGGCTTTGGCTCCTTTGGTGAATGGTCCAGCCGCTACGCCGACTGGAAATCCGCAGGTACTCACGCCCTGTCCAACTTCGTTCACGGTGCAGGGGTCATTATCTCGTCCTGCGGCTTGCCTTTAGACCTGGCAAAAGTGTTCATCGCCACGGTGGCGGTGGGCTTCGCTCTAACAACGCTGGACAGCGGCACGCGCCTCATCCGCTACAACATTCAGGAGCTTGGCGGCGCGTGGAGACTTTCTGTGTTGCAACGTCCGCTGGTGGCTACCGCCGTTGCTGTTTGCTTCATCGGCGGGTTTGCACTGATGCGCTCGCCGGACCCCGTCACCGGTCAACTGAAGCCGCTGGGTTCTATTCTCTGGCAGCTGTTCGGCACATCCAATCAGTTGCTGGCGGGGCTATCGTTGCTGGTGGTATCGCTTTACTTGCGTGCACTTGGACGCGCCTCCGCCTATACTGCTGTACCAATGGCATTCATGCTGGTGGTGACCGTCAGCGCACTGCTCTGGAGCATGTGGAACTTCTGGAATCAGGGCAACTGGCTGCTTCTGAGTATCGCAGGCGTGATTTTGCTGCTGGCGATGTGGCTGGTGAAAGAAGCCATGCAAACGATACGACAATCCGTGTTTGCATTCAACGCTTTGCCCGTGAGTGATGATTAG
- a CDS encoding aspartate 1-decarboxylase — MLRQMLKSKIHRATITEANVDYIGSITIDSDLMERVDLLPGELVHVWDLTNGERFETYAIAGEPGSGVICVNGAAALKVSAGHKVIIAAFALADEPITPRIILVDDSNRFVKYL; from the coding sequence GTGCTTCGGCAGATGCTGAAAAGCAAAATCCACCGTGCTACCATCACCGAAGCAAACGTGGACTATATCGGCAGTATTACCATCGACTCCGACCTGATGGAGCGAGTAGACCTTCTGCCGGGCGAGCTCGTACACGTGTGGGATCTGACCAATGGCGAGCGGTTCGAAACTTACGCTATCGCCGGAGAGCCGGGTAGCGGGGTCATTTGCGTCAACGGTGCTGCTGCGCTCAAAGTGTCGGCAGGGCACAAAGTGATTATCGCCGCGTTCGCCCTTGCCGACGAGCCCATCACTCCACGCATCATCCTCGTGGACGACAGCAATCGCTTTGTGAAATATTTGTAG